TGAAAGAATGGTAAATGTAAAGGCAGAATATCCAGAGGTTAATAAGATTATATATGAAAATCCCAAGCCTATACATAATGAAGAGGATGTTATTCATGAAATCATTATGGAACAAAAAAAAGTAAAAAGTGAAGAAGAAACTATAGTGAATTGTCCAAATGAAGAGGTTGAAGTAACAGCAATAACATCCGGTGCAATAGCTAAAATCCCAGTAGTTCTTGCCACCTTCACACTCAGAATTAATTTAAGTTCCTTAATTGAGTTTTCAGAGCCCATATTTCAAATAAAAGAAATAAATAAAAAAGTGAATATTAGTCAGTGTACTTTAGTTCAAGGCACAAGTACAGTTTTTATAAAAGGCTTCATAAAAAAAGATATAAGTTATTACACAGGTTCATCTACAAAAGAGGGTGTGGTATACGGAGAAGTTGAGAAATTAACAGCAGAGATACCATTTAAATGTACAACTCTTTTTAGTTATAATATTATGAAACCAGAGGAGATAAAGAAAAGCACTACAGAAGAATTTAAGTATGCTATTAATAATGAAAGTATAAGTGATGATAATGATTATGGGGTTGAAGCTGAAACCATAGAAGATTTCATATATGGAGATTCTAGTTATATTAACCAAGTGGTAACTGAGTATTACAATGAGGCACCATACTGCGAGGTTGTGTGTAGCAAAATAGTTGAGACAGAAAAAATAATAGTAAATAGAGAAAGAGATAAAGATATAGAACAAGTACAAAAGCTCCATGCAATAGAAGGAGAGGGAGTATTATATATTACGATAAGGATTTTACAAAAGAAATTAGTATCTATACCGAAGATACTAGAAAAGAAGAACTTGACCTAATAGCATAAGTAAGAAAAGTTATAATAAGCAAAATAAATTATTTATAAAACAAATGTAACTAAAAATGGAAGCCTGAATAATATGTACTAGGAAATGAGGCGAGTGCAAAACCTCATAACCTGAAAAACTATTAAGGGAGGCAAACAAATGTCATATATGGACAATAATCTATACGGTGCAAAAGTAAGCTATGGAAAGCAAGAGACAAATAGTGTTTGTAAACCAGGAAAATCTACATGTGTTGATGTTAAATCGACTACATTAGTAGATGCAGTAAATTATCCTGTAGATTTAGCACCTATAAGAAGCGGTGCAGTTGCTAAAATACCAGTTGTTTTAGCACAACTTACAGTTCAGGTGAATGTAGATTCAATCAACGAATTGCCAGAGCCAGCTATAGAAATCAAGAATATAAAGAAACATCTCAAGATTACTCAATGTCTACTATTGCAAAATACTAACATGCTATTTGTAAAAGGCTTTGTAAGAAAGAACATTGAGTATGCTACACTTGGATGTTCAAATTCTAAAGGAATATGTGGAGATATAAAACATTGCACGATAGACGTTCCATTTAAATTCACAACACCAATCCAATACAATGGAATAGCACCAGCTCCTGTTAAATTTAGAAATGAGTCTGAATTCGAGTACTT
This genomic window from Proteiniborus sp. DW1 contains:
- a CDS encoding CsxC family protein, with the translated sequence MSYMDNNLYGAKVSYGKQETNSVCKPGKSTCVDVKSTTLVDAVNYPVDLAPIRSGAVAKIPVVLAQLTVQVNVDSINELPEPAIEIKNIKKHLKITQCLLLQNTNMLFVKGFVRKNIEYATLGCSNSKGICGDIKHCTIDVPFKFTTPIQYNGIAPAPVKFRNESEFEYFREREIFGPDFADKDKLLSGDLSEFNQVTTEYFNELPFCELISSRIVEFDEYLNPAKPYKDKVPFEERVFNRFEEKMVIYITLKVLQKRQVAIGAVGGTTCPRDYDE
- a CDS encoding CsxC family protein — translated: ERMVNVKAEYPEVNKIIYENPKPIHNEEDVIHEIIMEQKKVKSEEETIVNCPNEEVEVTAITSGAIAKIPVVLATFTLRINLSSLIEFSEPIFQIKEINKKVNISQCTLVQGTSTVFIKGFIKKDISYYTGSSTKEGVVYGEVEKLTAEIPFKCTTLFSYNIMKPEEIKKSTTEEFKYAINNESISDDNDYGVEAETIEDFIYGDSSYINQVVTEYYNEAPYCEVVCSKIVETEKIIVNRERDKDIEQVQKLHAIEGEGVLYITIRILQKKLVSIPKILEKKNLT